One part of the Nostoc sp. PCC 7120 = FACHB-418 genome encodes these proteins:
- a CDS encoding gluconokinase, translated as MIIIIMGVSGSGKTTIGQMLAESLHWEFHDADSFHSPDNIEKMRRGIPLDDNDRIPWLQSLQTAIINWLQDNRNVVLACSALKASYRQFLVLDSDIKLVYLQGTFELIQTRLQKRENHFMNRELLTSQFASLEEPDNVILVDISQSPQVIVQAIRTMIKV; from the coding sequence ATGATAATTATCATCATGGGTGTATCTGGTTCCGGTAAAACCACCATCGGACAAATGTTGGCGGAATCTTTACACTGGGAATTTCATGATGCTGACAGTTTCCACTCACCAGACAATATTGAAAAAATGCGGCGTGGTATTCCTCTGGATGATAACGATAGAATACCCTGGTTACAAAGTTTGCAAACCGCTATTATCAATTGGCTGCAAGACAATAGAAATGTTGTCTTAGCCTGTTCTGCCCTCAAAGCTAGTTATCGGCAATTCTTAGTTTTAGATAGTGATATTAAACTCGTCTACCTGCAAGGGACATTTGAACTCATTCAAACAAGACTGCAAAAGCGTGAGAATCATTTTATGAATAGAGAATTGCTCACAAGTCAATTTGCATCACTTGAGGAACCGGATAATGTCATACTTGTAGATATTTCCCAGTCGCCTCAAGTTATTGTACAAGCTATTAGAACCATGATAAAAGTTTAG
- a CDS encoding transposase produces the protein MPIGEWQWLFKAFWLYGAVEPATGESFFLQFSHVDTQCYQQFLNEFSQAYPDSLNILQVDQGRFHTGKELIVPENVFLLFQPPYCPELNPIERLWGYLKADLKWASFQTLDQLLAELTPELIMSITGYSFILDALSVQSSTRETKNGKCVFFSPI, from the coding sequence GTGCCGATAGGAGAATGGCAGTGGTTATTCAAAGCCTTTTGGCTTTATGGTGCGGTTGAACCTGCAACAGGGGAATCATTTTTTTTGCAGTTTTCTCATGTTGATACCCAATGCTATCAACAGTTCTTGAATGAATTTTCTCAAGCATATCCAGATAGTCTCAACATTCTTCAAGTTGATCAAGGCCGCTTTCATACAGGCAAGGAGCTGATTGTGCCTGAGAATGTGTTTTTGTTGTTTCAACCACCTTACTGTCCAGAACTCAATCCCATTGAGCGCTTATGGGGATATCTCAAAGCTGACCTCAAATGGGCTTCTTTCCAGACACTTGATCAACTCTTGGCTGAGTTAACTCCAGAATTAATTATGTCCATTACCGGGTATTCTTTCATTCTTGATGCCCTATCAGTACAGTCGTCCACCAGAGAGACTAAAAATGGCAAATGCGTTTTCTTTTCACCCATATGA
- a CDS encoding 2OG-Fe dioxygenase family protein — MQIVGEMTELEYAFLFTLRKVNSIELGDFKPFYNNLPVDPYIKGNYRLRRLSRFIVAEDQLVKLPHGYLFQSKDYNPLVGDIKREFVELDDALIGLNSFKNLVLAFSDSCKLHPEAEIGVHQIRTTCSPDNFGNPAPEGIHQDGTDFIGIFSVDRENIQGGETHLYTAKKDKPVFSKVLSPGELLLVNDHDFYHFTTPIKPQTEAQGIRDVFVLTSPSLLTD; from the coding sequence ATGCAAATAGTCGGGGAAATGACGGAATTAGAATATGCCTTTTTGTTCACCCTCAGAAAGGTAAATTCAATTGAGTTGGGAGATTTTAAGCCGTTTTATAATAATTTACCAGTTGATCCTTATATTAAAGGCAACTATCGTCTGCGAAGATTATCTCGATTTATAGTTGCAGAAGATCAGTTGGTTAAGCTACCTCATGGTTATCTGTTCCAAAGTAAAGATTACAATCCATTAGTGGGGGATATTAAAAGAGAATTTGTAGAATTAGATGACGCACTCATCGGACTTAATAGTTTTAAAAATCTGGTATTAGCATTTAGCGATTCTTGCAAACTCCATCCAGAAGCAGAAATCGGCGTGCATCAAATCAGAACTACTTGTTCTCCAGATAATTTTGGCAATCCCGCACCTGAGGGTATCCATCAAGATGGTACAGATTTTATCGGTATCTTCTCCGTGGATAGAGAAAATATTCAAGGTGGGGAAACGCACTTGTATACTGCCAAAAAAGATAAGCCTGTATTTAGTAAAGTTCTCTCCCCAGGAGAATTACTACTGGTGAATGACCATGATTTTTATCATTTTACGACACCGATAAAACCGCAGACAGAAGCTCAAGGTATTAGGGATGTTTTTGTATTAACTTCTCCTAGTTTGTTGACTGATTAA
- the def gene encoding peptide deformylase, which produces MPSEIAVEKKKLKNPPLQLHYLGDRVLRQPAKRITKVDDETRQLIRDMLQTMYSSDGIGLAAPQVGINKQLIVIDCEPDNPANPPLILINPTIKQVSREICSAQEGCLSIPGVYMDVKRPEVVEVAYKDENGRPQTLKATDLLGRCIQHEMDHLNGVVFVDRVDNSLTLAQELSKNGFSYQAVKPVA; this is translated from the coding sequence ATGCCTTCTGAAATTGCTGTTGAGAAAAAAAAGTTAAAAAATCCACCTCTGCAACTCCACTATTTAGGCGATCGCGTGCTGCGTCAACCAGCAAAGCGGATCACGAAAGTAGATGATGAAACCCGGCAATTGATCCGTGATATGCTGCAAACTATGTACAGCAGTGATGGCATTGGTTTGGCTGCACCCCAGGTGGGAATTAATAAACAACTCATTGTCATCGATTGCGAACCGGATAACCCAGCGAATCCGCCACTGATATTAATTAACCCTACAATTAAACAAGTAAGCCGGGAAATTTGTAGCGCGCAGGAAGGGTGTTTAAGCATTCCAGGGGTTTATATGGATGTCAAACGCCCGGAAGTGGTAGAAGTTGCCTATAAAGATGAAAATGGCCGTCCTCAGACCTTAAAAGCTACCGACCTACTCGGACGCTGCATTCAACACGAGATGGATCACCTCAACGGTGTAGTATTTGTAGACCGTGTAGATAATTCCTTGACTTTGGCACAGGAGTTATCTAAAAATGGCTTCTCGTATCAAGCAGTGAAACCAGTAGCATAG
- a CDS encoding GlsB/YeaQ/YmgE family stress response membrane protein — MNIIAWVVLGLLAGAIAKAIYPGTQGGGILSTMILGIIGAFIGGSLYSLFATGTLQLTATSLSLPGLLIAVIGAMVAIYLWGLLSRSRSV; from the coding sequence ATGAACATTATTGCATGGGTAGTATTAGGTTTATTAGCTGGTGCGATCGCCAAAGCCATTTATCCAGGCACACAAGGCGGTGGTATTCTCTCCACAATGATTTTGGGTATCATCGGTGCGTTTATTGGTGGTAGTTTATATAGCCTATTCGCCACGGGAACTTTACAGTTAACAGCCACTAGTCTGAGTCTTCCTGGTCTGTTAATTGCAGTCATTGGTGCAATGGTTGCTATTTATTTGTGGGGACTACTCAGCAGAAGCAGAAGTGTATAG
- a CDS encoding DUF3891 family protein translates to MIVNATPTGWEVIYHRSHALLAAQIAGQWQRKNAPARIYETLAAISHHDDLEKEWEENNLTQAGAPMDFMMNKEASVEKLASLIKNARYRGRWVTLLISMHISRLTEPKRGQSAELDAFLDEQIENQRRWREELGIEKDEVDAAYAFMQWCDRLSLILCQKELPADERFLEISKGPDGQRYDIMQRSDNLVTVKPWPFEDDKFTVNVEACDLQQAKFASNSKLTQALQTAPIKVLEWTFVKK, encoded by the coding sequence GTGATTGTGAATGCAACACCAACCGGATGGGAAGTGATTTATCATCGTTCCCACGCTTTGTTAGCAGCGCAAATAGCAGGACAATGGCAACGAAAAAACGCTCCAGCTAGAATATACGAAACCTTAGCCGCAATTTCTCATCATGATGATTTAGAGAAAGAATGGGAGGAAAATAATTTGACTCAAGCAGGCGCGCCAATGGATTTCATGATGAACAAAGAAGCTTCTGTGGAAAAACTGGCGAGTCTCATTAAAAATGCTCGTTACCGGGGACGATGGGTAACTTTATTAATTTCTATGCACATTAGCCGCTTGACGGAACCAAAACGGGGACAGTCGGCTGAATTAGATGCTTTTTTAGATGAACAAATAGAGAATCAACGGCGTTGGCGTGAAGAACTGGGGATAGAAAAAGATGAAGTAGATGCAGCTTATGCTTTCATGCAGTGGTGCGATCGCCTGTCTCTCATCTTATGCCAAAAAGAACTACCTGCGGATGAACGGTTTTTAGAAATTAGTAAAGGCCCCGACGGTCAACGCTATGACATCATGCAACGTAGCGATAATTTAGTCACAGTCAAACCTTGGCCTTTTGAAGACGATAAGTTTACGGTTAATGTCGAAGCTTGCGACTTACAACAGGCCAAATTTGCGAGTAACAGCAAACTAACTCAAGCACTACAAACCGCCCCAATCAAGGTGCTAGAGTGGACTTTCGTTAAAAAGTAA
- a CDS encoding DUF655 domain-containing protein: MQIFPAFRNFWVFFLIVAIAACQKVQSHNNRPAPLPQDSFVKVYFNQSESSEYREPYRQQTRLGDNLEQQIVDAISQAKSTIDVAVQELRLPRIAQALKDKQKAGIKVRVILENTYTRSLSSLTPEEVKKLPEREQARYQEYFKFVDLNQDNQLSPEELNQRDALIILQNAKIPWIDDQADGSAGSKLMHHKFVVVDNRIVIVTSANFTLSDVFGDFSNSSSLGNANNLLHIDSPELAALFTEEFNLMWGDGVGGKPDSKFGLQKPVRSPQKITLGDNSITVHFSPTSPTLPWTQSSNGLISETLNLASKSIDMALFVFSEQRLANTLEKRHQQQVSIRALIDKQFAYRYYSEALDMMGIALSNKCRYEIDNRPWSNPVTTVGVPILREGDLLHHKFSVIDNQTVITGSHNWSDAANYGNDETLIVINNPTIAAHYEREFARLYAKAQVGIPAKVQAQIQQEQKQCGQIQTPTSSELTPTQVVNINTADLAELETLPGVGKKLAQKIIIARQQQKFVSSQDLDKVPGISPMMIENWEGRIQF; this comes from the coding sequence GTGCAGATTTTCCCAGCATTTAGGAATTTTTGGGTCTTTTTTTTGATAGTGGCGATCGCTGCCTGTCAAAAAGTCCAATCTCACAATAATCGTCCTGCACCTCTACCGCAAGACTCATTTGTGAAAGTTTACTTTAATCAATCCGAATCCTCAGAATATCGAGAACCTTACCGTCAACAAACTCGACTGGGAGATAACTTAGAACAGCAGATTGTTGACGCTATTTCTCAAGCTAAATCTACTATAGATGTAGCAGTACAAGAATTGCGTTTACCTAGAATCGCCCAAGCCCTCAAAGACAAACAAAAAGCTGGCATCAAAGTCAGAGTAATTTTAGAAAATACCTATACTCGTTCTTTGAGTAGCTTGACACCAGAGGAAGTCAAGAAATTACCTGAACGGGAACAAGCACGCTATCAAGAATACTTTAAATTTGTAGACCTAAACCAAGATAATCAACTCAGTCCTGAGGAACTTAATCAGAGGGATGCACTAATAATTTTACAAAACGCCAAAATTCCTTGGATTGATGATCAAGCTGATGGTTCAGCAGGTAGTAAGTTGATGCACCACAAGTTTGTGGTTGTAGATAATCGCATAGTAATTGTGACTTCAGCAAACTTCACTTTAAGCGATGTTTTCGGTGATTTTTCTAATTCTTCTAGTTTGGGAAATGCCAACAACCTATTACACATTGATAGTCCAGAATTAGCAGCTTTATTCACAGAAGAATTTAACCTCATGTGGGGTGATGGTGTTGGAGGTAAACCAGACAGTAAATTTGGTTTACAGAAACCTGTTCGTTCTCCCCAAAAAATCACCTTGGGTGACAACTCAATTACTGTACATTTTTCTCCAACTTCACCCACCTTACCTTGGACTCAAAGCAGCAATGGCTTAATTAGTGAGACCTTAAATTTAGCGAGTAAATCTATTGATATGGCGTTGTTTGTTTTTTCTGAACAACGCCTGGCCAATACATTAGAAAAACGTCATCAACAACAGGTCTCAATTCGAGCATTAATTGACAAACAATTCGCTTATCGCTATTACAGCGAAGCTTTAGATATGATGGGAATTGCCCTGAGTAATAAATGCCGATATGAAATTGACAATCGACCTTGGTCTAATCCAGTTACTACGGTAGGCGTACCCATTTTACGTGAAGGAGACCTGCTACACCATAAATTTTCTGTCATCGACAACCAAACAGTAATTACGGGTTCTCACAACTGGTCTGATGCAGCAAATTACGGCAATGATGAGACTTTGATAGTAATTAATAATCCCACAATTGCTGCTCATTATGAGCGTGAATTTGCTCGTTTGTATGCTAAAGCTCAAGTCGGTATCCCAGCCAAAGTCCAAGCACAAATTCAACAAGAACAAAAGCAATGTGGTCAAATTCAAACTCCCACTTCCAGCGAACTGACTCCTACTCAAGTAGTGAATATCAATACAGCAGATTTAGCAGAATTAGAAACCTTACCCGGTGTAGGTAAAAAGCTAGCTCAAAAAATTATCATCGCCCGTCAGCAGCAAAAATTTGTCTCATCACAAGACTTGGATAAAGTACCTGGAATTAGTCCAATGATGATAGAAAATTGGGAAGGGCGTATTCAATTTTAG
- a CDS encoding manganese catalase family protein, translating to MFFHKKEPIHVVNIGEANPRFAQLLLEQFGGATGELSAALQYWVQSFHVENAGIKDMLQDIAIEEFSHLEMVGKLIEAHTKNVDQTEAYKSTLFAVRGMGPHFLDSQGNAWTASYLNEGGDVVRDLRANIAAEAGARQTYEELIKLSPDEGTKQTLVHLLTREISHTQMFMKALDSLGKLTDPFFGNVQPDETVALYYNLSSNGNGHDERGPWNSEPAFKYVANPLEKHS from the coding sequence ATGTTTTTTCACAAGAAAGAACCGATTCACGTTGTAAATATCGGTGAAGCAAACCCTCGTTTTGCTCAATTGCTTTTAGAGCAATTTGGTGGAGCGACAGGAGAACTATCAGCAGCTTTACAATACTGGGTGCAATCATTCCACGTTGAAAACGCGGGAATTAAAGATATGCTGCAAGATATTGCCATCGAAGAATTTAGCCATTTAGAGATGGTTGGCAAACTCATCGAAGCGCATACGAAAAACGTGGATCAAACAGAGGCCTATAAAAGTACTCTCTTTGCTGTAAGGGGTATGGGGCCTCATTTTCTAGATAGTCAAGGTAATGCTTGGACAGCAAGTTACCTCAATGAAGGTGGAGATGTAGTTCGGGATTTGAGAGCGAACATTGCAGCTGAAGCGGGAGCGCGTCAAACCTACGAAGAGCTAATCAAACTATCACCAGATGAAGGAACGAAGCAAACTCTAGTTCATCTCCTCACACGAGAAATTTCTCATACCCAGATGTTTATGAAAGCTTTAGATTCACTGGGTAAATTAACAGATCCATTCTTCGGTAATGTCCAACCCGACGAAACAGTGGCGCTCTACTATAACCTATCATCCAATGGGAACGGTCATGATGAACGTGGCCCTTGGAACTCTGAGCCAGCATTCAAATATGTTGCTAACCCACTAGAAAAACATTCCTAA
- a CDS encoding DUF2278 family protein, with protein sequence MPLKNYGVLKSRALNRKFGEGSSPHYQILVTDNKQKHRIAINVKSKQSPSELLYLVDENFSHPITKELLELDFGFYELPRQPGGIALDYIRGNLFDPKQMKPLPYDVPGPNNDLNELLELYIARAIASTDAVLYPFGERWGPEMDIKDKYFGFLPGNGIHDIHMNQGNAAQFKKDNGVWQDGGLLIHYPTRNQWVGIFLAFQSQTFHTDDITGNRIDDIDIITPTVTTGAVRIVAALVNPPGEDVGKETVTLINISPQKVDLDSWSLADRNKRKQSLYGVINPGEVVKVPIDSNSIQLDNNGSIITLLDEKGIKIDGVSYTRTQTEKQGWTILF encoded by the coding sequence ATGCCCTTAAAGAATTATGGTGTATTAAAAAGTCGTGCGCTAAATCGTAAATTTGGTGAAGGTTCTAGTCCCCATTACCAAATACTTGTAACGGACAACAAACAAAAGCACCGGATTGCTATCAACGTCAAATCAAAGCAAAGCCCTTCAGAATTGCTTTATCTTGTGGATGAAAATTTCTCCCATCCCATAACGAAAGAATTATTAGAGTTAGATTTCGGCTTCTATGAGTTGCCACGCCAACCGGGGGGAATTGCTTTAGACTACATTCGCGGGAATTTGTTTGACCCCAAACAGATGAAGCCTTTGCCCTATGATGTGCCGGGGCCTAACAATGATCTTAATGAATTGCTGGAATTATACATTGCACGAGCGATCGCTTCCACAGATGCAGTCCTCTATCCTTTTGGCGAAAGATGGGGGCCCGAAATGGACATCAAAGACAAATATTTCGGGTTTCTTCCAGGGAACGGTATTCATGACATCCACATGAACCAGGGTAACGCCGCCCAATTTAAAAAAGACAACGGTGTTTGGCAAGATGGCGGACTGCTGATTCACTACCCGACCCGAAATCAATGGGTAGGTATTTTCTTGGCCTTCCAGTCTCAGACATTCCATACCGACGATATCACCGGCAATAGAATAGACGATATAGACATAATCACACCAACTGTCACAACTGGAGCAGTGCGGATTGTGGCTGCACTTGTGAATCCTCCGGGTGAGGATGTAGGAAAAGAGACAGTTACCTTAATTAATATTTCACCCCAGAAAGTAGACTTGGATAGTTGGTCATTAGCAGATAGAAACAAGCGCAAACAAAGCCTATATGGTGTAATCAATCCAGGTGAAGTTGTCAAAGTACCTATTGATAGTAATAGTATTCAATTAGACAACAATGGTAGTATTATCACCCTCCTGGATGAGAAAGGCATCAAGATTGATGGTGTTTCCTACACCAGAACACAGACAGAGAAGCAAGGTTGGACAATTCTGTTTTGA
- a CDS encoding tetratricopeptide repeat protein, which produces MNNEFYNQGLEKAKQKDYAGAIEEFSRALKLAPYFAEAYLQRGLAYYDSGAILLAVSDYTEVIKINPESVEAYYCRALARLALKNLPGALEDIEQAIRLNINYAAAHSLRGTVQRKQGYIQNAIASFKKAAELYLQQKDQENCRLCLEKIKQLQPAKQATIQPIKATIAPIKSVNEYFTQLLDKAEKGDTREAIADLNWILQTDPQDAQAYCCRGVVRCKMGNYREAIADFNQALQLNFQDAAVYRNRGKARSLLGDHQGAIADFHQAIQMQPEDTLGYVARGNTYRAMGNYLGAIQDYGKALQINPNDAQAHYNRGITHTFLEEMQNAVADYQRAASIFCEQQDWENYQLTQDSLKQIQTSVPEYKQQKSNVLRQKLLRLVGGYWEIAQRLIQQQKDYQPGMSEEWYMQKVIDDLERDRGR; this is translated from the coding sequence ATGAATAACGAGTTTTATAACCAGGGACTGGAAAAAGCTAAACAAAAAGACTACGCTGGAGCCATTGAGGAGTTTAGCCGTGCTTTAAAACTTGCTCCTTATTTTGCTGAAGCTTATTTACAAAGAGGTTTAGCATATTACGACTCAGGGGCAATTCTTTTGGCTGTGTCAGATTACACTGAAGTTATCAAGATAAACCCTGAAAGTGTAGAAGCATATTACTGTCGCGCATTAGCAAGGTTGGCGCTGAAAAATTTACCGGGGGCGCTAGAAGATATAGAACAGGCGATTCGACTGAATATTAATTATGCTGCGGCTCATAGCTTACGGGGGACGGTGCAGCGCAAACAGGGATATATTCAAAATGCGATCGCTAGTTTTAAAAAAGCTGCGGAATTATACTTGCAGCAAAAAGACCAAGAAAATTGTCGTCTGTGTCTAGAGAAAATTAAACAGTTACAGCCAGCAAAACAAGCTACCATACAGCCTATAAAAGCTACCATTGCCCCCATAAAATCTGTTAACGAATATTTTACCCAACTATTAGACAAAGCCGAAAAAGGCGACACCAGAGAAGCCATAGCCGATTTAAACTGGATATTACAAACCGATCCTCAAGATGCTCAAGCCTATTGCTGTCGGGGAGTGGTGCGGTGCAAAATGGGGAACTATCGAGAAGCGATCGCTGATTTTAACCAAGCATTACAATTAAACTTTCAGGATGCAGCCGTCTATCGTAACCGAGGTAAAGCACGTTCTCTATTAGGTGATCATCAAGGTGCGATCGCTGATTTTCATCAAGCCATTCAAATGCAGCCAGAAGACACCTTAGGTTATGTTGCCAGAGGAAATACCTATCGCGCAATGGGTAATTATCTAGGTGCTATTCAAGACTATGGCAAAGCGTTGCAAATTAACCCCAATGATGCCCAAGCTCACTACAATCGTGGCATAACTCACACTTTCCTCGAAGAAATGCAAAACGCCGTTGCTGACTATCAACGTGCAGCTAGTATCTTTTGTGAACAACAAGACTGGGAAAATTACCAACTAACCCAAGATAGCCTCAAACAAATTCAGACATCCGTTCCTGAATATAAGCAACAAAAGTCGAATGTGTTGCGTCAAAAACTCCTGCGGTTGGTTGGCGGGTATTGGGAAATTGCTCAAAGATTAATTCAGCAGCAAAAAGATTACCAACCGGGGATGTCGGAAGAGTGGTATATGCAGAAAGTGATTGATGATTTAGAACGCGATCGTGGCAGATAG
- a CDS encoding cysteine desulfurase family protein, whose translation MQIYLDYSATTPTRAEAIAVMQSVLTQQWGNPSSLHEWGQRATTIVEQARVQVAGLINAANPESIIFTSGGTEANNLAIMGVVRMQNVPQHIIISSVEHSAISEPANLLEKWGWEVTRLGVDNTGRVNPEHLKAALRHNTVLVSVIYGQSEIGTVQPIAELGKITQQHGALFHTDAVQAVGRLPIDVQQLPVDLLSLSSHKLYGPQGVGALYIRPGVELLPLLNGGGQERGLRSGTQAVPIIAGFGVAAEIAAEELSIEIPRLITLRDRLFAQLADVPGLIPTGDRESRLPHHVSFYLQQADGEKLSGKTLVRHLNLAGIGISAGAACHSGKLSPSPILLAMGYSKKAALGGIRLTLGRETTAADVDWTAMVLKQVLQRLIPDVSLV comes from the coding sequence ATGCAAATATATTTAGATTACAGTGCTACTACTCCCACTCGTGCAGAAGCGATCGCAGTTATGCAATCAGTCCTGACTCAACAGTGGGGGAATCCTTCTAGTTTACATGAATGGGGGCAACGGGCAACCACTATTGTAGAACAAGCAAGAGTGCAGGTAGCAGGGTTAATTAACGCTGCCAATCCCGAATCAATTATTTTTACCTCTGGCGGTACAGAAGCCAACAACCTAGCAATTATGGGTGTTGTCAGAATGCAAAATGTACCGCAACATATCATTATTTCTAGTGTGGAACATTCGGCTATTAGCGAACCTGCCAACTTACTAGAAAAATGGGGTTGGGAAGTCACCCGTCTGGGTGTGGACAATACAGGGAGAGTTAACCCCGAACATTTAAAAGCTGCATTGCGACATAACACGGTTTTAGTTTCTGTTATTTACGGTCAAAGTGAGATTGGCACAGTCCAACCAATTGCAGAGTTAGGTAAGATAACTCAACAACATGGGGCGTTGTTCCACACAGATGCAGTGCAAGCAGTGGGACGTTTACCTATAGATGTGCAGCAACTACCTGTAGATTTACTCAGCCTTTCAAGTCACAAGCTATACGGCCCGCAGGGGGTAGGGGCGCTATATATTCGTCCTGGTGTGGAATTATTGCCTTTATTGAATGGTGGTGGACAAGAAAGGGGATTACGTTCTGGTACACAAGCAGTACCTATCATCGCCGGTTTTGGTGTTGCCGCCGAAATCGCTGCCGAGGAATTATCTATAGAGATACCACGTTTAATTACATTACGCGATCGCTTATTTGCCCAGTTAGCAGATGTCCCCGGTTTAATCCCCACCGGCGACAGAGAAAGTCGTCTACCCCATCATGTGAGTTTCTACCTCCAACAAGCCGACGGTGAAAAACTCAGTGGTAAAACCTTAGTGCGTCATTTAAACCTTGCCGGTATTGGCATTAGTGCGGGCGCAGCTTGTCACAGTGGTAAACTTAGTCCCAGCCCCATATTGTTGGCAATGGGTTACTCAAAAAAAGCTGCCTTGGGGGGAATTAGGTTGACATTAGGGCGTGAGACTACAGCAGCCGATGTAGATTGGACAGCGATGGTTTTAAAGCAAGTATTACAGAGATTAATACCAGATGTATCTTTAGTTTAA
- the sfsA gene encoding DNA/RNA nuclease SfsA: protein MTDWLYRYPPLYTGILLKRYKRFFADVQLTSGEVVTAHCPNTGPMTGVSTLGSAVQLSKSANPKRKLAYTLELIQVHDNEPTWVGVNTALPNQIVKLALAKYLFPELGNYSYIKSEVVYGVDKKSRVDFFLTGSDTERPIYLEVKNTTWTKGTLALFPDTETTRGQKHLRELTALLPQMRSVMLYFINRGDCTEFAPGDSTDPIYGKLLREAIALGLEVLPCRFDVTPEGIRYLGLAKLVI from the coding sequence ATGACTGATTGGCTCTACCGTTACCCACCCCTATATACTGGTATTCTGCTAAAGCGCTACAAGCGCTTTTTTGCTGACGTACAACTAACGTCTGGCGAAGTCGTAACAGCACATTGTCCCAATACAGGCCCCATGACTGGAGTATCGACTCTAGGGAGTGCGGTACAACTTTCTAAAAGTGCCAATCCTAAGCGTAAATTGGCTTATACTCTAGAACTGATTCAAGTACATGATAACGAGCCGACTTGGGTAGGCGTAAATACAGCTTTACCAAACCAGATAGTCAAGTTGGCTTTGGCAAAATACTTGTTTCCAGAGTTGGGTAACTATAGCTACATCAAAAGTGAGGTAGTTTACGGGGTAGATAAAAAAAGTCGGGTAGATTTCTTTTTGACAGGAAGTGATACAGAACGACCAATTTATCTAGAGGTAAAAAATACCACTTGGACAAAAGGGACTTTAGCATTATTCCCCGACACAGAAACCACAAGGGGACAAAAGCACTTGCGGGAATTAACGGCGTTATTGCCACAAATGCGATCGGTAATGCTGTATTTTATTAATCGTGGTGATTGTACAGAGTTTGCCCCTGGTGATAGTACAGATCCTATATATGGTAAGTTGTTACGAGAAGCGATCGCCTTAGGTTTAGAAGTTTTACCTTGTCGTTTTGATGTTACCCCAGAAGGCATCCGTTATCTAGGTTTAGCAAAACTGGTAATTTAA